The Austwickia sp. genome includes a region encoding these proteins:
- a CDS encoding YgeY family selenium metabolism-linked hydrolase: protein MADIDYARVNEVAESYREDMTRFLRALIKNKGTSCEEEAKARLIVAEMDKLGYDRTRIDGLGSAIGYLGTGGKVVCFDGHIDTVGVGNIDNWKFDPFEGMEDDEVIGGRGGSDQLGGVVSAVYGGKVAKDLGLLSDEFTYMVTGTVQEEDCDGMCWLYLIEEENEKPDLVVSTEPTDHGIYRGHRGRMEIRVEVDGVSCHGSAPERGDNAIYKMAEILLEIRDLNDKLHVDEFLGKGTVTTSEIFFTSPSRCAVADSCAISLDRRLTDGETWEGAIEEIKALPSVQKWGARVFCYDYKSTAWTGKEYGQQCYFPTWVIPENSPEVQSAVEAHQGLFGEPRVDKWTFSTNGVATAGRHHIPTIGFGPGKEAQAHAPNELQWKDDLVRCAALYACLPSLYVEHMAASGDAKTLVSQL from the coding sequence ATGGCCGACATCGACTACGCACGCGTCAACGAAGTAGCGGAGAGCTACCGCGAGGACATGACCCGCTTCCTGCGGGCCCTCATCAAGAACAAGGGCACCAGCTGCGAGGAGGAGGCCAAGGCGCGCCTCATCGTCGCCGAGATGGACAAGCTCGGCTACGACCGCACCCGCATCGACGGCCTGGGCAGCGCCATCGGCTACCTTGGCACCGGCGGCAAGGTCGTCTGCTTCGACGGCCACATCGACACCGTGGGCGTCGGCAACATCGACAACTGGAAGTTCGACCCGTTCGAGGGCATGGAGGACGACGAGGTCATCGGCGGCCGCGGTGGTTCCGACCAGCTCGGCGGCGTCGTCTCCGCGGTCTACGGCGGCAAGGTCGCCAAGGACCTGGGCCTGCTCTCCGACGAGTTCACCTACATGGTCACCGGCACGGTCCAGGAAGAGGACTGCGACGGCATGTGCTGGCTCTACCTGATCGAGGAAGAGAACGAGAAGCCCGACCTGGTCGTCTCCACCGAGCCCACCGACCACGGCATCTACCGCGGCCACCGCGGCCGCATGGAGATCCGCGTCGAGGTCGACGGCGTCTCCTGCCACGGCTCCGCCCCCGAGCGCGGCGACAACGCGATCTACAAGATGGCCGAGATCCTCCTGGAGATCCGCGACCTCAACGACAAGCTGCACGTCGACGAGTTCCTCGGCAAGGGCACCGTGACCACCTCGGAGATCTTCTTCACGAGCCCGAGCCGCTGCGCCGTCGCCGACTCCTGCGCGATCTCCCTGGACCGCCGCCTCACCGACGGCGAGACCTGGGAAGGCGCGATCGAGGAGATCAAGGCGCTGCCGAGCGTGCAGAAGTGGGGCGCGCGCGTCTTCTGCTACGACTACAAGAGCACCGCCTGGACCGGCAAGGAATACGGCCAGCAGTGCTACTTCCCGACATGGGTCATCCCCGAGAACTCCCCCGAGGTCCAGTCGGCCGTCGAGGCGCACCAGGGCCTGTTCGGTGAGCCGCGCGTCGACAAGTGGACGTTCTCCACGAACGGCGTCGCCACCGCGGGTCGGCACCACATCCCGACCATCGGTTTCGGCCCCGGCAAGGAGGCCCAGGCGCACGCCCCGAACGAGCTGCAGTGGAAGGACGACCTGGTCCGCTGCGCGGCGCTGTACGCGTGCCTGCCCTCGCTGTACGTCGAGCACATGGCCGCCTCCGGCGACGCCAAGACGCTCGTCAGCCAGCTCTGA
- a CDS encoding carbamate kinase → MSRILVSLGGNALGTDFDELVETVGIIAKPLVGLIADGHEVVVCHGNGPQVGMIKTSIDLGKAGAHDDRVVPLSECVAMSQAYIGYHLQNAIENQLHAHGIEDKTVVTVITRAVVDADDPLFSRPTKPIGAFFTKEQADDYVAKTGKTFIEDSGRGWREVVASPIPQRILEQDSVRHLVVSGHVVIAGGGGGIPVVFRDNWYKAIDAVIDKDRTSILLAADTQCDDLVILTGVEKVAVDFNTPTQRDVDQMTLAQAEAWMAEGQFPEGSMGPKIQAAMDFVRSGPNRKTLITSLDKLVEGLRGETGTWVVA, encoded by the coding sequence ATGTCGCGCATTCTCGTCTCGTTGGGCGGCAACGCCCTGGGCACCGACTTCGACGAGCTCGTCGAGACGGTCGGGATCATCGCCAAGCCCCTCGTCGGCCTCATCGCCGACGGTCACGAGGTTGTGGTGTGCCACGGCAACGGCCCCCAGGTCGGCATGATCAAGACCTCGATCGACCTGGGCAAGGCGGGCGCGCATGACGACCGCGTCGTCCCGCTGTCCGAGTGCGTCGCGATGAGCCAGGCCTACATCGGCTACCACCTGCAGAACGCCATCGAGAACCAGTTGCACGCGCACGGCATCGAGGACAAGACCGTGGTCACGGTCATCACCCGCGCGGTGGTCGACGCGGACGACCCGCTGTTCTCCCGGCCGACCAAGCCGATCGGGGCCTTCTTCACCAAGGAGCAGGCGGACGACTACGTCGCCAAGACCGGCAAGACCTTCATCGAGGACTCCGGCCGCGGCTGGCGCGAGGTCGTGGCCTCCCCCATCCCGCAGCGCATCCTCGAGCAGGACTCCGTGCGTCACCTCGTGGTCAGCGGCCACGTCGTGATCGCCGGCGGCGGCGGCGGAATCCCCGTGGTGTTCCGCGACAACTGGTACAAGGCCATCGACGCGGTCATCGACAAGGACCGTACGTCGATCCTGCTGGCCGCCGACACCCAATGCGACGACCTGGTCATCCTGACCGGGGTCGAGAAGGTGGCCGTCGACTTCAACACGCCGACGCAGCGCGACGTCGACCAGATGACGCTCGCGCAGGCCGAGGCGTGGATGGCCGAGGGTCAGTTCCCCGAGGGGTCGATGGGGCCGAAGATCCAGGCGGCCATGGACTTCGTCCGCTCCGGCCCCAACCGCAAGACGCTCATCACCTCCCTCGACAAGCTGGTGGAGGGGCTGCGCGGCGAGACCGGCACCTGGGTCGTGGCCTGA
- the ygeW gene encoding knotted carbamoyltransferase YgeW, translating into MDVREQIAKLEGLDFSSLYQDDFLLTWDKSDDEIRAVLAVADALRGLREQNKSCRIFDSGLGISLFRDNSTRTRFSYASACNFLGLEEQVFDEGKSQVAHGETVMETANMISFMADVIGIRDDMYIGKGHTYMQAFSEYVQMGYKEGVLEQRPTLVSLQCDIDHPTQSTADLLHLIHTFGGLENLKGKKLAMTWAYSPSYGKPLSVPQGMIGLMSRFGMDIVLAHPKGYDVMQEPMDVAAKYAAQTGGSFRVTNDMADAFDGADIVCPKSWAPFAAMEERTELYGNGDTEGIKALEKRLLAQNAEFKDWTTTEELMKSTKDGKGLYMHPLPADITGLSCKEGEVEESVFSRYRVPMYQEASNKPYSIAAMIFLQKVKDPIAKLNDLLSNAAPRWRQ; encoded by the coding sequence ATGGACGTACGTGAGCAGATCGCCAAGCTCGAAGGGCTCGACTTCTCGAGTCTCTACCAGGACGACTTCCTGCTGACGTGGGACAAGTCGGACGACGAGATCCGCGCGGTGCTCGCCGTCGCCGACGCCCTGCGTGGGCTGCGGGAGCAGAACAAGAGCTGCCGGATCTTCGACTCCGGCCTCGGCATCAGCCTGTTCCGCGACAACTCGACCCGCACCCGGTTCTCCTACGCCTCGGCCTGCAACTTCCTCGGCCTGGAAGAGCAGGTCTTCGACGAGGGCAAGTCCCAGGTCGCCCACGGCGAGACGGTCATGGAGACCGCCAACATGATCTCCTTCATGGCCGATGTCATCGGGATCCGCGACGACATGTACATCGGGAAGGGCCACACCTACATGCAGGCCTTCTCCGAGTACGTCCAGATGGGCTACAAGGAGGGCGTGCTCGAGCAGCGGCCCACCCTCGTCAGCCTGCAGTGCGACATCGACCACCCGACCCAGTCGACGGCCGACCTGCTGCACCTCATCCACACCTTCGGCGGGCTGGAGAACCTCAAGGGCAAGAAGCTGGCGATGACGTGGGCCTACTCCCCCAGCTACGGCAAGCCGCTGTCCGTGCCGCAGGGCATGATCGGCCTGATGTCCCGCTTCGGCATGGACATCGTGCTGGCCCACCCGAAGGGCTACGACGTCATGCAGGAGCCGATGGACGTCGCCGCGAAGTACGCCGCGCAGACCGGTGGCTCCTTCCGCGTCACCAACGACATGGCCGACGCCTTCGACGGTGCCGACATCGTCTGCCCGAAGAGCTGGGCGCCGTTCGCCGCGATGGAGGAGCGCACCGAGCTCTACGGCAACGGCGACACCGAGGGCATCAAGGCCCTGGAGAAGCGGCTGCTGGCCCAGAACGCCGAGTTCAAGGACTGGACCACCACCGAAGAGCTGATGAAGTCGACGAAGGACGGCAAGGGCCTGTACATGCACCCGCTGCCGGCCGACATCACCGGGCTGTCCTGCAAGGAGGGCGAGGTCGAGGAGAGCGTGTTCTCCCGCTATCGCGTCCCGATGTATCAGGAGGCCAGCAACAAGCCGTACTCGATCGCGGCCATGATCTTCCTGCAGAAGGTCAAGGACCCGATCGCCAAGCTCAACGACCTGCTGTCGAACGCCGCCCCCCGCTGGCGCCAGTGA
- the ssnA gene encoding putative aminohydrolase SsnA, with amino-acid sequence MIITGGPVITNDPDNPFLEHGAVRVEGDEIVAVGPAADLQANPGEETVDVAGRVIMPGLINAHTHAYSHYARGLAPSEQGSTFTGVLEKMWWKLDRLLELEDVELNTATTFLESIRAGVTTVIDHHSSPHAVPGSLTTQAKAARDLGIRASLCYETSDRDGADILAQQIEENVSFLKAANGSDGDDLIRGLFGIHASFTVSQDTLERCAAAVQDAGVPGGFHVHTAEGPEDEPHCEGLTRKRIVERFADFGMLGPESILVHCVHINEAEMDLIKDTDTSVVTNPHSNMGNAVGLTKVTEQLRKGIRIGLGTDAYLADMFQSASVAKIAQSHRLGDPTVGFGEAATLLLANNPAIAGKFWSKPLGVLKPGAYADLISVWYVPQTPMTGANTVGHILFGMSGAMTNDTMVGGRWIMRDRKIQTVDEHAILARSRERAPRVWAQM; translated from the coding sequence ATGATCATCACCGGCGGACCGGTCATCACGAACGACCCCGACAACCCGTTCCTGGAGCACGGCGCGGTCCGGGTCGAGGGCGACGAGATCGTCGCCGTCGGCCCGGCGGCCGACCTGCAGGCGAACCCCGGCGAGGAGACCGTCGACGTGGCGGGGCGGGTCATCATGCCCGGCCTCATCAACGCCCACACCCACGCCTACAGCCACTACGCCCGGGGCCTGGCCCCGAGCGAACAGGGCAGCACCTTCACCGGGGTGCTGGAGAAGATGTGGTGGAAGCTCGACCGGCTCCTGGAGCTGGAGGACGTGGAGCTCAACACGGCCACCACGTTCCTGGAGTCCATCCGGGCCGGCGTCACCACGGTCATCGACCACCACTCCAGCCCGCACGCCGTACCGGGGTCGCTGACCACCCAGGCGAAGGCGGCCCGCGATCTCGGCATCCGCGCGAGCCTGTGCTACGAGACCTCCGATCGCGACGGCGCGGACATCCTCGCCCAGCAGATCGAGGAGAACGTCTCGTTCTTGAAGGCGGCCAACGGCAGCGACGGCGACGACCTGATCCGCGGTCTGTTCGGGATCCACGCCTCGTTCACCGTCAGCCAGGACACCCTGGAGCGGTGCGCCGCCGCGGTGCAGGATGCCGGGGTGCCCGGCGGGTTCCACGTGCACACCGCCGAGGGCCCGGAGGACGAGCCGCACTGCGAGGGGCTCACCCGCAAGCGCATCGTCGAGCGGTTCGCCGACTTCGGGATGCTCGGTCCGGAGTCGATCCTCGTGCACTGCGTGCACATCAACGAGGCCGAGATGGACCTCATCAAGGACACCGACACCTCGGTCGTCACCAACCCGCACTCCAACATGGGCAATGCCGTGGGCCTGACGAAGGTCACCGAGCAGCTGCGCAAGGGGATTCGGATCGGGCTGGGCACCGACGCCTACCTGGCGGACATGTTCCAGTCCGCGTCGGTGGCCAAGATCGCGCAGAGCCACCGGCTCGGCGACCCCACGGTCGGCTTCGGCGAGGCCGCCACCCTGCTCCTGGCGAACAACCCGGCCATCGCCGGCAAGTTCTGGAGCAAGCCGTTGGGCGTCCTCAAGCCGGGCGCCTATGCGGACCTGATCAGTGTCTGGTACGTCCCGCAGACCCCCATGACCGGCGCGAACACCGTCGGCCACATCCTGTTCGGGATGAGCGGCGCGATGACCAACGACACGATGGTCGGCGGCCGGTGGATCATGCGGGACCGGAAGATCCAGACGGTCGACGAGCACGCCATCCTGGCCCGGTCGCGCGAACGCGCCCCGCGGGTCTGGGCGCAGATGTGA
- the xdh gene encoding selenium-dependent xanthine dehydrogenase, translated as MKLRVNGQEHEVDGDRMLVHALREVIGTLSVKVGCDDSTCGTCIVLANGKPVKACNRPAKQFEGQDILTVEGLSEREKDVYVHTYGETGAVQCGFCTPAMVMVSKALLDKNPEPGLDDVKKAIRTDICRCTGYRQIFDAILMAGDMLRSDAAVETSNERQRLSDRAHRPDVADKVLGTGKFADDVRLPGMVFAKALRSPSPRGLVKAIDTTAAKAHPNCLAILLAEDVPENKIGHISSDWDVLIPVGTETRYTGDALALVASDDQDKLDEIIALIELDYESRPPVTSPQEALRPDAPLIHENGNVLDIEHTKRGNVDKALRESAHTVTHKFATPWQEHAFMEPECAVAAPDGDGGVRMWTSSQSVYDEQHEISRMLKLPLDKVRSQATYVGGGFGGKEDMSVQHHAALMAWHLKKPVKVKFTRTESLNYHVKRHPMHMEFTVGCDEKGKLTACRVVILSDTGAYASLGGPVLQRACTHAGGPYAIENFEVLGMALYTNNVPSGAFRGFGVVQSQFGMETCVSELAEKVGLDPWEMRYLNVVRPGDSLPNGQIADESTGIAEVLEDLKGDFYANPEAGLAIAHKNTGVGMGLKDTGRCILSVEDGKVHIRTSASCMGQGVGQVCVHVLSETVELRPDQIVFELPDTSRTPDSGTSTGSRQTLFTGEATRLAAVQLRDAFTAVDGDLARLEGQEWYGEFSPETDVVDSPKENPVSHVAYGYGAQMITLNEKGEIDKVLAVYDVGTVMNEQSAVGQIEGGVMMGIGYGLTEEFVVEGGVPQTRYGKLGLMRADKMPEVEVRFVKGPGVLPYAYGAKGMGEICLIPTAPAAAWAYYKRDGKRRYSLPLRGTAYKKEEPNTFGGPQATFGAPATAAAGAPTEAASKH; from the coding sequence ATGAAGCTACGAGTGAACGGCCAGGAACACGAGGTCGACGGCGACCGCATGCTCGTGCACGCGCTGCGCGAGGTCATCGGCACCCTGTCAGTCAAGGTGGGCTGCGACGACTCGACGTGCGGGACGTGCATCGTGCTCGCCAACGGCAAGCCGGTGAAGGCCTGCAACCGCCCCGCCAAGCAGTTCGAGGGCCAGGACATCCTCACGGTCGAGGGCCTCTCCGAGCGGGAGAAGGACGTCTACGTCCACACCTACGGCGAGACCGGTGCCGTCCAGTGCGGCTTCTGCACGCCGGCCATGGTCATGGTGTCGAAGGCGCTGCTCGACAAGAACCCCGAGCCGGGCCTCGACGACGTCAAGAAGGCCATCCGCACGGACATCTGCCGGTGCACCGGCTACCGCCAGATCTTCGATGCGATCCTCATGGCCGGCGACATGCTCCGCAGCGACGCCGCCGTGGAGACCTCGAACGAGCGGCAGCGGCTCTCCGACCGCGCGCACCGGCCCGACGTCGCGGACAAGGTGCTCGGCACCGGCAAGTTCGCGGACGACGTGCGGCTGCCCGGGATGGTGTTCGCCAAGGCGCTGCGCTCGCCCTCGCCGCGCGGGCTCGTCAAGGCCATCGACACCACGGCGGCCAAGGCGCACCCGAACTGCCTCGCCATCCTGCTTGCGGAGGACGTGCCGGAGAACAAGATCGGCCACATCAGCAGCGACTGGGACGTGTTGATCCCGGTGGGCACCGAGACGCGCTACACGGGCGATGCGTTGGCCCTGGTCGCCTCCGACGACCAGGACAAGCTCGACGAGATCATTGCGCTCATCGAGCTCGACTACGAGTCCCGCCCGCCGGTCACGTCGCCGCAGGAAGCGCTGCGCCCCGACGCGCCCCTCATCCACGAGAACGGCAACGTGCTCGACATCGAGCACACCAAGCGCGGCAACGTCGACAAGGCGCTGCGCGAGTCCGCGCACACGGTCACGCACAAGTTCGCGACGCCGTGGCAGGAGCACGCGTTCATGGAGCCGGAGTGCGCCGTGGCGGCCCCCGACGGCGACGGCGGCGTGCGGATGTGGACCAGCTCGCAGTCGGTGTACGACGAGCAGCACGAGATCAGCCGCATGCTCAAGCTGCCGCTGGACAAGGTCCGCAGCCAGGCGACGTATGTCGGCGGCGGTTTCGGCGGCAAGGAGGACATGAGCGTCCAGCACCACGCCGCGCTCATGGCCTGGCACCTGAAGAAGCCGGTCAAGGTGAAGTTCACCCGCACGGAGTCGCTGAACTACCACGTCAAGCGGCACCCGATGCACATGGAGTTCACGGTCGGCTGCGACGAGAAGGGCAAGCTCACGGCCTGCCGCGTGGTCATCCTCTCCGACACGGGCGCCTACGCCTCGCTCGGCGGCCCGGTGCTGCAGCGGGCGTGCACGCACGCCGGCGGCCCGTACGCCATCGAGAACTTCGAGGTCCTCGGCATGGCGCTCTACACGAACAACGTGCCGTCCGGCGCGTTCCGCGGGTTCGGGGTCGTGCAGAGCCAGTTCGGGATGGAGACCTGCGTCAGCGAGCTGGCCGAGAAGGTCGGCCTGGACCCGTGGGAGATGCGCTACCTCAACGTGGTGCGGCCCGGCGACTCGCTGCCGAACGGCCAGATCGCCGACGAGTCCACGGGCATCGCCGAGGTGCTCGAGGACCTCAAGGGCGACTTCTACGCCAACCCCGAGGCCGGCCTGGCCATCGCGCACAAGAACACCGGCGTCGGCATGGGCCTGAAGGACACCGGCCGGTGCATCCTCTCCGTCGAGGACGGCAAGGTCCACATCCGGACCTCCGCGTCCTGCATGGGACAGGGCGTCGGCCAGGTCTGCGTGCACGTGCTCTCCGAGACCGTCGAGCTGCGCCCCGACCAGATCGTCTTCGAGCTGCCGGACACCTCGCGCACCCCCGACTCGGGCACCTCCACCGGATCGCGGCAGACCCTGTTCACCGGCGAGGCCACCCGCCTCGCGGCCGTGCAGCTGCGCGACGCCTTCACCGCGGTCGATGGTGACCTCGCGCGGTTGGAGGGGCAGGAGTGGTACGGCGAGTTCTCGCCGGAGACCGACGTGGTCGACTCGCCGAAGGAGAACCCGGTCAGCCACGTGGCCTACGGCTACGGCGCGCAGATGATCACGCTCAACGAGAAGGGCGAGATCGACAAGGTCCTCGCCGTCTATGACGTCGGCACCGTCATGAACGAGCAGTCCGCGGTCGGCCAGATCGAGGGCGGCGTGATGATGGGCATCGGCTACGGGCTCACCGAGGAGTTCGTGGTCGAGGGCGGCGTGCCGCAGACCCGCTACGGCAAGCTGGGCCTCATGCGGGCCGACAAGATGCCCGAGGTCGAGGTGCGCTTCGTCAAGGGCCCAGGGGTGTTGCCGTACGCGTACGGCGCCAAGGGCATGGGCGAGATCTGCCTGATCCCGACGGCCCCGGCCGCCGCGTGGGCGTACTACAAGCGGGACGGCAAGCGCCGGTACTCCCTGCCGCTGCGGGGCACGGCGTACAAGAAGGAGGAGCCGAACACCTTCGGCGGTCCGCAAGCGACCTTCGGTGCCCCGGCCACCGCCGCGGCCGGCGCCCCGACGGAGGCCGCCTCGAAGCACTAG
- a CDS encoding TraR/DksA C4-type zinc finger protein → MTTVPRADLVAALTQARSEVSRRVAEFEETTRAYADARGDADTDDEHDPEGSTLAWERAAAASSAEAAARHLAEIDAALARVRAGWDGACLDCGRPIPADRLAARPSANRCVSCAQRSRA, encoded by the coding sequence ATGACCACCGTTCCGCGCGCTGACCTGGTGGCCGCGCTCACCCAGGCCCGTTCCGAGGTGAGTCGGCGGGTCGCCGAGTTCGAGGAGACGACACGGGCGTACGCCGACGCGCGTGGCGATGCGGACACCGACGACGAGCACGACCCCGAGGGATCCACGCTCGCCTGGGAACGAGCGGCCGCGGCGTCCTCCGCGGAGGCCGCCGCCCGGCACCTGGCGGAGATCGACGCCGCGCTGGCGCGCGTGCGGGCCGGCTGGGACGGCGCGTGCCTCGACTGCGGCCGCCCGATCCCGGCGGACCGGCTCGCCGCCCGACCCTCGGCGAATCGCTGCGTGTCGTGCGCGCAACGCTCCCGAGCCTGA
- a CDS encoding PLP-dependent lyase/thiolase, whose product MPAAPDATSAPPNGVRRGVVTGYRCATCGRSVPIEEVYPWRCPAAAPGDAHHVLHPVVDGPDPEVIEDPSPFVAYGPSLAWWAFARAHGMTPERCIELTRQVAAGFHVTPCAPHPALSQQLGADVWVKNETGNVGGSHKARHLVGILLHLRACEELGLVEGPRRPLAIASCGNAAIAASTLARAASWPIQVYVPETASPAVLRTLADLGARVHPCGRTPGVPGDPAVFAFREAVAAGAIPFSVQGPENGLCLDGGRSIGWEVADVLGGDPTGTRVLVQVGGGAFAACMGWGLGSGVRLDTVQTEGGAPLARAWELAAAVPVGELGSRWSEFMTPWDDPHSLADGILDDETYDWQADIAVMRASGGHPIVVAEEQVVAADELVQSLGLPVSPTGTAGLAALLPGGGPGTGVRPGERVVVVFSGVRR is encoded by the coding sequence ATGCCCGCGGCCCCGGACGCCACGTCGGCGCCCCCGAACGGCGTACGTCGTGGGGTGGTGACCGGATATCGGTGCGCGACCTGCGGGCGGTCGGTGCCCATCGAGGAGGTCTACCCGTGGCGCTGCCCCGCGGCGGCACCGGGGGACGCGCACCACGTCCTGCATCCCGTGGTCGACGGCCCCGACCCCGAGGTGATCGAGGACCCGAGTCCGTTCGTGGCGTACGGTCCCTCGCTGGCGTGGTGGGCCTTCGCGCGGGCGCACGGGATGACGCCGGAGCGCTGCATCGAGCTGACCCGCCAGGTGGCGGCCGGGTTCCACGTGACGCCCTGCGCGCCACACCCGGCGCTGTCGCAGCAGCTCGGGGCCGACGTCTGGGTGAAGAACGAGACGGGCAACGTCGGCGGCTCGCACAAGGCGCGCCACCTCGTGGGAATCCTGCTGCACCTACGGGCCTGCGAGGAGCTGGGGCTCGTCGAGGGGCCGCGGCGGCCGCTCGCGATCGCTTCGTGCGGCAACGCGGCCATCGCCGCGTCGACGCTGGCGCGCGCGGCGTCCTGGCCCATCCAGGTGTACGTGCCCGAGACGGCCAGCCCCGCCGTGCTGCGGACGCTGGCCGACCTGGGCGCGCGGGTGCACCCCTGCGGCCGTACGCCGGGGGTCCCGGGCGACCCGGCAGTCTTCGCGTTCCGCGAGGCCGTTGCGGCCGGCGCCATCCCGTTCAGCGTGCAGGGCCCGGAGAACGGCCTGTGCCTCGACGGCGGGCGCAGCATCGGCTGGGAGGTCGCCGATGTGCTCGGCGGCGACCCCACCGGCACCCGCGTGCTGGTCCAGGTCGGCGGCGGCGCGTTCGCCGCCTGCATGGGCTGGGGCCTGGGCTCGGGCGTGCGGCTCGACACGGTCCAGACCGAGGGCGGCGCCCCGCTGGCCCGCGCCTGGGAACTGGCGGCCGCCGTGCCCGTCGGCGAGCTCGGCTCCCGGTGGTCGGAATTCATGACGCCCTGGGACGACCCGCACAGCCTGGCCGACGGGATCCTCGACGACGAGACCTACGACTGGCAGGCCGACATCGCGGTCATGCGCGCCTCCGGCGGCCACCCCATCGTCGTGGCGGAGGAGCAGGTCGTCGCGGCGGACGAGCTGGTGCAGTCCCTGGGCCTGCCGGTGTCCCCCACGGGGACGGCGGGTCTGGCCGCGCTGCTGCCCGGCGGGGGTCCGGGCACCGGCGTCCGCCCCGGCGAGCGGGTCGTCGTCGTCTTCTCCGGGGTCCGGCGGTAG